One part of the Ziziphus jujuba cultivar Dongzao chromosome 2, ASM3175591v1 genome encodes these proteins:
- the LOC107406875 gene encoding putative disease resistance protein RGA4 isoform X2, whose product MQISCLAVGLKKVAPTCKEGVLLDVVPSIIQKLGSEAVKEIGKFWDLKKEFEKLEKTMDALVAVILDAEAKRIHNHKIKHWLERLEDAVDDVDNLVDEFQTEALGRQVMTGNEITKKVRVFFSSSNQIAFHVKMSRKLEKIKETLKDIKEDSSLSSSIPLPQETYTEYVNRETHSFVRDEQVIGRDDDKMNIIELLLSFDSQDNNNVSVLPLVGIGGLGKTTLAQLVFNDEMVVKHFELRMWVCISNEFDLKIILEKILKSQGPSLDDLQSSLRKKLNGKKYLLVLDDVWNEDREKWLKLKTLLMDGSQGSTILITTRSEVVARVTQTVCPYYLQGLDKNKSWSLFKRVAFEREQEPCNSNIVRIGEEIVENCKGVPLAIRAIGSILYGNNLESDWVSFKINKLAKLPQHQTDLLPTLQLSYDCLPSHLKQSFSYCRLFPKDHNIDVQKLIKLWMAQGFVKSSNQNECLEDIGYGCFIDLHWRSFFQEVRKDDWGIVKYCKMHDLMHDLAISVAGKQSVMVDKNTENVNFCKKICHVSFDFQSDWMPSKLLMSLFDRKERVRTLLLARQVIDSQRSCDAILSNFECLRALDLEALYIKTLPNSFDKIKHLRYLDLSYNKMKLLPSSITRLYNLQTLILVGCSELLSLPRHLKYLINLRHLLIDGCCKLTHMPRGLGQLTSISTLDVFVMADKNSKSTDAAGWAELSQLYNLRGKLVISNLAHNLHGDAANSEVANLKEKVHLQSLHLQWTDDVNDHDDEMLLGGLQPYSDLKALQVDGYMGVKFATWLSLLTNLVSLKLQFCRNLQELPSLDQSMSHLKELELVSLTSLEYVNLERDYSMASRKLFFPRLERLTINDCPNLKGWWKRNGPTGLTPTTSMIHQNQNEPFFPCLSHLNISGCPNLIFLPLFPNIESSKLCKIGFIPFQQTAVPMKSIFSSCSSPNPFTPIRLPRLQYLELEDLEDIEHTLLSVLSFLNIENYCKLDNLPQEIANLSSLKFLYVGDCPNLTSLPKGIGNLSELNSLYIWRCSNLSSLPQEIANLSSLKELRIERCTKLESLPEGMHSLNSLFKLDISECPCLESLPEGISNVSSLITLSIKACCKLVSLPEGMHGLTSLKDLDIKECPSLEALSEGIANLSSLRSLTLESCDKLALLPQGIGNLSSLKSLALERCDNLATLPQGLHGLTSLDQLNIRECHNLESLSEGIVNLSSLTYLSIEKCHKLAALPQGLHGLTSLTHLYIEECPNLHSLPEGICNLSSLVHLSLERCDKLATLPQELHRRTSLKLHIAKCPLLSQRINDDRIRLCSTCVQVRFWYLSFSMFLALSFNLQLS is encoded by the exons ATGCAAATCTCTTGCTTGGCTGTTGGGTTGAAGAAAGTCGCCCCCACATGCAAAG AAGGAGTTCTGCTTGATGTTGTGCCTTCCATCATACAAAAGTTGGGTTCTGAAGCTGTCAAAGAGATTGGAAAGTTTTGGGATCTCAAAAAGGAGTTTGAGAAGCTTGAGAAAACAATGGATGCGCTGGTTGCTGTAATTCTTGATGCAGAGGCAAAGCGAATCCATAACCATAAAATCAAACACTGGCTTGAGAGGCTTGAAGATGCAGTTGATGATGTTGATAACTTGGTGGATGAATTTCAAACTGAAGCTTTGGGCCGCCAAGTGATGACTGGAAACGAAATAACAAAAAAGGTACGAGTTTTCTTCTCAAGCTCAAACCAAATTGCTTTTCATGTAAAGATGAGTCGTAAATTAGAAAAGATTAAGGAGACACTTAAAGATATTAAGGAAGATAGCAGCTTGAGCTCATCTATACCACTCCCCCAAGAGACATATACTGAGTATGTCAATAGAGAGACTCACTCTTTTGTGCGTGATGAACAAGTTATTGGGAGGGATGAtgataaaatgaatattatcgAACTTTTGTTGAGTTTTGATTCTCAAGATAACAATAATGTTTCGGTCCTTCCTCTAGTTGGTATTGGTGGACTAGGAAAAACCACACTCGCTCAGTTGGTTTTCAACGATGAGATGGTTGTGAAGCATTTTGAACTGAGAATGTGGGTTTGCATATCTAACGAATTTGATTTGAAAATAATTCTTGAGAAAATCCTTAAATCACAAGGCCCGTCACTTGATGATTTGCAATCCTCTCTTCGTAAGAAGTTAAATGGAAAGAAATATCTTCTTGTATTAGATGATGTgtggaatgaagatagggaaaaATGGCTTAAACTGAAAACCTTGTTAATGGATGGTTCGCAGGGTAGTACAATATTAATAACTACCCGCAGTGAAGTTGTTGCCCGAGTGACACAGACTGTTTGTCCGTATTACTTGCAAGGTTTAGATAAAAACAAGTCGTGGTCTTTATTTAAGAGAGTGGCATTTGAGAGAGAACAGGAGCCTTGTAACTCAAACATTGTAAGAATAGGAGAGGAGATTGTTGAAAACTGCAAAGGAGTTCCTCTTGCTATAAGGGCGATTGGAAGTATACTGTATGGAAATAATCTAGAGAGTGACTGGgtgtcttttaaaattaataagctTGCAAAATTACCTCAACACCAAACTGATCTACTACCAACACTCCAGTTAAGTTATGATTGTCTCCCCTCTCATTTGAAGCAATCTTTTTCTTATTGTAGATTATTTCCAAAAGACCATAACATCGATGTACAGAAGTTAATAAAACTTTGGATGGCACAAGGTTTTGTTAAGTCTTCTAACCAAAATGAATGTCTAGAAGATATTGGTTATGGTTGTTTCATAGATTTACATTGGAGGTCTTTTTTTCAAGAGGTGAGGAAAGATGACTGGGGTATTGTAAAGTATTGTAAAATGCATGACCTTATGCATGATCTTGCAATTTCAGTGGCAGGGAAACAGAGCGTCATGGTAGACAAGAATACAGAGAAtgtaaatttttgtaaaaagatTTGCCATGTATCATTCGATTTTCAATCTGATTGGATGCCATCGAAACTTCTGATGTCCTTATTTGATAGAAAGGAACGGGTACGCACATTACTTTTAGCAAGGCAGGTGATTGATAGTCAAAGGAGCTGTGATGCAATTTTATCCAACTTTGAGTGTCTACGGGCATTGGACTTGGAGGCTTTGTATATCAAGACATTACCAAatagttttgataaaataaaacactTAAGATATCTTGATCTTTCATACAATAAGATGAAGTTGCTACCAAGTTCTATAACAAGACTGTACAATCTGCAAACACTGATTCTTGTTGGTTGTTCCGAGCTATTGAGTTTGCCTCGACATTTGAAGTATTTGATCAACTTAAGACATCTTCTGATAGATGGATGTTGTAAGTTGACTCATATGCCTCGTGGACTTGGTCAGTTAACTTCCATTAGCACATTGGATGTCTTTGTCATGGCAGACAAAAATTCTAAGTCTACTGATGCTGCAGGGTGGGCTGAACTGAGCCAACTTTACAACTTGAGGGGAAAACTAGTCATAAGCAACTTGGCACACAATCTGCATGGAGATGCTGCAAATTCAGAGGTCGCAAATTTAAAGGAGAAGGTACATCTTCAATCCCTACATTTACAGTGGACTGATGATGTAAATGACCACGATGATGAAATGTTACTGGGTGGCCTTCAGCCATATTCAGACCTAAAAGCACTCCAAGTGGACGGGTATATGGGTGTGAAGTTTGCTACGTGGCTTTCTTTGCTCACTAATCTTGTGAGTTTAAAGTTACAATTTTGTAGAAATCTCCAAGAACTTCCATCATTGGATCAGTCAATGAGTCATCTCAAGGAACTTGAACTTGTTTCATTGACTTCTCTCGAGTATGTTAATTTGGAAAGAGATTATTCAATGGCTTCAAGAAAGTTATTCTTCCCTCGTCTAGAGAGACTTACAATCAATGATTGTCCGAATCTGAAGGGATGGTGGAAGAGGAATGGGCCTACTGGTTTAACACCAACAACATCCATGATACACCAAAACCAAAATGAACCTTTCTTCCCTTGTCTTTCTCATCTAAACATCTCTGGTTGCCCTAACCTAATTTTCTTGCCACTGTTTCCAAATATTGAATCTTCAAAACTTTGCAAAATTGGCTTTATACCTTTCCAACAGACCGCAGTGCCAATGAaatctattttttcttcttgttcatctCCCAATCCTTTTACCCCAATCCGTCTTCCCAGGTTGCAATATTTGGAGCTTGAAGATTTGGAAGATATAGAACATACGCTCTTATCTGTACTTAGCTTTCTAAATATTGAGAATTATTGCAAACTGGATAATTTACCACAGGAGATAGCCAACCTCTCATCGCTAAAGTTCCTCTACGTTGGTGACTGCCCCAATTTGACATCATTGCCAAAGGGAATAGGCAACCTCTCAGAACTTAATAGTCTTTATATCTGGAGATGCTCCAATCTTTCATCATTGCCGCAAGAGATAGCTAATCTCTCATCACTTAAAGAGCTTCGTATTGAAAGGTGTACTAAGTTGGAATCACTGCCAGAAGGGATGCACAGTCTCAACTCTTTATTCAAACTAGACATCTCTGAATGCCCCTGTTTAGAATCATTGCCGGAAGGGATAAGCAATGTCTCATCACTTATAACTCTTTCTATTAAGGCATGTTGTAAGTTGGTATCACTTCCAGAAGGGATGCATGGTCTCACCTCTTTAAAGGATCTCGACATTAAAGAATGTCCTAGTTTGGAAGCATTATCAGAAGGGATAGCCAATCTTTCATCACTTAGAAGTCTTACTCTGGAAAGTTGTGATAAGTTGGCATTATTGCCGCAAGGCATAGGCAATCTCTCGTCACTTAAAAGTCTTGCTTTAGAAAGGTGTGATAATTTGGCAACACTGCCACAAGGGCTGCATGGTCTTACCTCTTTGGATCAGCTAAATATTAGAGAATGCCACAATTTAGAATCATTGTCAGAAGGGATAGTTAATCTCTCATCGCTTACATATCTCAGTATTGAAAAATGTCATAAGTTGGCAGCACTGCCGCAAGGGCTGCATGGCCTCACCTCCTTAACCCATCTGTACATCGAAGAATGTCCCAATTTACATTCATTGCCAGAAGGGATATGTAATCTCTCATCACTTGTACATCTTAGTCTTGAAAGATGTGATAAGTTGGCAACACTGCCACAAGAGCTGCATCGTCGCACCTCTTTAAAACTACACATTGCAAAATGCCCTCTTTTATCCCAAAGAATCAATGATGATAGAATACGGCTCTGCTCAACTTGTGTACAGGTTCGTTTTTGGTATCTTTCTTTCTCTATGTTTCTTGCTTTATCCTTTAATTTGC
- the LOC107406875 gene encoding putative disease resistance protein RGA4 isoform X3, with protein MQISCLAVGLKKVAPTCKEGVLLDVVPSIIQKLGSEAVKEIGKFWDLKKEFEKLEKTMDALVAVILDAEAKRIHNHKIKHWLERLEDAVDDVDNLVDEFQTEALGRQVMTGNEITKKVRVFFSSSNQIAFHVKMSRKLEKIKETLKDIKEDSSLSSSIPLPQETYTEYVNRETHSFVRDEQVIGRDDDKMNIIELLLSFDSQDNNNVSVLPLVGIGGLGKTTLAQLVFNDEMVVKHFELRMWVCISNEFDLKIILEKILKSQGPSLDDLQSSLRKKLNGKKYLLVLDDVWNEDREKWLKLKTLLMDGSQGSTILITTRSEVVARVTQTVCPYYLQGLDKNKSWSLFKRVAFEREQEPCNSNIVRIGEEIVENCKGVPLAIRAIGSILYGNNLESDWVSFKINKLAKLPQHQTDLLPTLQLSYDCLPSHLKQSFSYCRLFPKDHNIDVQKLIKLWMAQGFVKSSNQNECLEDIGYGCFIDLHWRSFFQEVRKDDWGIVKYCKMHDLMHDLAISVAGKQSVMVDKNTENVNFCKKICHVSFDFQSDWMPSKLLMSLFDRKERVRTLLLARQVIDSQRSCDAILSNFECLRALDLEALYIKTLPNSFDKIKHLRYLDLSYNKMKLLPSSITRLYNLQTLILVGCSELLSLPRHLKYLINLRHLLIDGCCKLTHMPRGLGQLTSISTLDVFVMADKNSKSTDAAGWAELSQLYNLRGKLVISNLAHNLHGDAANSEVANLKEKVHLQSLHLQWTDDVNDHDDEMLLGGLQPYSDLKALQVDGYMGVKFATWLSLLTNLVSLKLQFCRNLQELPSLDQSMSHLKELELVSLTSLEYVNLERDYSMASRKLFFPRLERLTINDCPNLKGWWKRNGPTGLTPTTSMIHQNQNEPFFPCLSHLNISGCPNLIFLPLFPNIESSKLCKIGFIPFQQTAVPMKSIFSSCSSPNPFTPIRLPRLQYLELEDLEDIEHTLLSVLSFLNIENYCKLDNLPQEIANLSSLKFLYVGDCPNLTSLPKGIGNLSELNSLYIWRCSNLSSLPQEIANLSSLKELRIERCTKLESLPEGMHSLNSLFKLDISECPCLESLPEGISNVSSLITLSIKACCKLVSLPEGMHGLTSLKDLDIKECPSLEALSEGIANLSSLRSLTLESCDKLALLPQGIGNLSSLKSLALERCDNLATLPQGLHGLTSLDQLNIRECHNLESLSEGIVNLSSLTYLSIEKCHKLAALPQGLHGLTSLTHLYIEECPNLHSLPEGICNLSSLVHLSLERCDKLATLPQELHRRTSLKLHIAKCPLLSQRINDDRIRLCSTCVQAYASS; from the exons ATGCAAATCTCTTGCTTGGCTGTTGGGTTGAAGAAAGTCGCCCCCACATGCAAAG AAGGAGTTCTGCTTGATGTTGTGCCTTCCATCATACAAAAGTTGGGTTCTGAAGCTGTCAAAGAGATTGGAAAGTTTTGGGATCTCAAAAAGGAGTTTGAGAAGCTTGAGAAAACAATGGATGCGCTGGTTGCTGTAATTCTTGATGCAGAGGCAAAGCGAATCCATAACCATAAAATCAAACACTGGCTTGAGAGGCTTGAAGATGCAGTTGATGATGTTGATAACTTGGTGGATGAATTTCAAACTGAAGCTTTGGGCCGCCAAGTGATGACTGGAAACGAAATAACAAAAAAGGTACGAGTTTTCTTCTCAAGCTCAAACCAAATTGCTTTTCATGTAAAGATGAGTCGTAAATTAGAAAAGATTAAGGAGACACTTAAAGATATTAAGGAAGATAGCAGCTTGAGCTCATCTATACCACTCCCCCAAGAGACATATACTGAGTATGTCAATAGAGAGACTCACTCTTTTGTGCGTGATGAACAAGTTATTGGGAGGGATGAtgataaaatgaatattatcgAACTTTTGTTGAGTTTTGATTCTCAAGATAACAATAATGTTTCGGTCCTTCCTCTAGTTGGTATTGGTGGACTAGGAAAAACCACACTCGCTCAGTTGGTTTTCAACGATGAGATGGTTGTGAAGCATTTTGAACTGAGAATGTGGGTTTGCATATCTAACGAATTTGATTTGAAAATAATTCTTGAGAAAATCCTTAAATCACAAGGCCCGTCACTTGATGATTTGCAATCCTCTCTTCGTAAGAAGTTAAATGGAAAGAAATATCTTCTTGTATTAGATGATGTgtggaatgaagatagggaaaaATGGCTTAAACTGAAAACCTTGTTAATGGATGGTTCGCAGGGTAGTACAATATTAATAACTACCCGCAGTGAAGTTGTTGCCCGAGTGACACAGACTGTTTGTCCGTATTACTTGCAAGGTTTAGATAAAAACAAGTCGTGGTCTTTATTTAAGAGAGTGGCATTTGAGAGAGAACAGGAGCCTTGTAACTCAAACATTGTAAGAATAGGAGAGGAGATTGTTGAAAACTGCAAAGGAGTTCCTCTTGCTATAAGGGCGATTGGAAGTATACTGTATGGAAATAATCTAGAGAGTGACTGGgtgtcttttaaaattaataagctTGCAAAATTACCTCAACACCAAACTGATCTACTACCAACACTCCAGTTAAGTTATGATTGTCTCCCCTCTCATTTGAAGCAATCTTTTTCTTATTGTAGATTATTTCCAAAAGACCATAACATCGATGTACAGAAGTTAATAAAACTTTGGATGGCACAAGGTTTTGTTAAGTCTTCTAACCAAAATGAATGTCTAGAAGATATTGGTTATGGTTGTTTCATAGATTTACATTGGAGGTCTTTTTTTCAAGAGGTGAGGAAAGATGACTGGGGTATTGTAAAGTATTGTAAAATGCATGACCTTATGCATGATCTTGCAATTTCAGTGGCAGGGAAACAGAGCGTCATGGTAGACAAGAATACAGAGAAtgtaaatttttgtaaaaagatTTGCCATGTATCATTCGATTTTCAATCTGATTGGATGCCATCGAAACTTCTGATGTCCTTATTTGATAGAAAGGAACGGGTACGCACATTACTTTTAGCAAGGCAGGTGATTGATAGTCAAAGGAGCTGTGATGCAATTTTATCCAACTTTGAGTGTCTACGGGCATTGGACTTGGAGGCTTTGTATATCAAGACATTACCAAatagttttgataaaataaaacactTAAGATATCTTGATCTTTCATACAATAAGATGAAGTTGCTACCAAGTTCTATAACAAGACTGTACAATCTGCAAACACTGATTCTTGTTGGTTGTTCCGAGCTATTGAGTTTGCCTCGACATTTGAAGTATTTGATCAACTTAAGACATCTTCTGATAGATGGATGTTGTAAGTTGACTCATATGCCTCGTGGACTTGGTCAGTTAACTTCCATTAGCACATTGGATGTCTTTGTCATGGCAGACAAAAATTCTAAGTCTACTGATGCTGCAGGGTGGGCTGAACTGAGCCAACTTTACAACTTGAGGGGAAAACTAGTCATAAGCAACTTGGCACACAATCTGCATGGAGATGCTGCAAATTCAGAGGTCGCAAATTTAAAGGAGAAGGTACATCTTCAATCCCTACATTTACAGTGGACTGATGATGTAAATGACCACGATGATGAAATGTTACTGGGTGGCCTTCAGCCATATTCAGACCTAAAAGCACTCCAAGTGGACGGGTATATGGGTGTGAAGTTTGCTACGTGGCTTTCTTTGCTCACTAATCTTGTGAGTTTAAAGTTACAATTTTGTAGAAATCTCCAAGAACTTCCATCATTGGATCAGTCAATGAGTCATCTCAAGGAACTTGAACTTGTTTCATTGACTTCTCTCGAGTATGTTAATTTGGAAAGAGATTATTCAATGGCTTCAAGAAAGTTATTCTTCCCTCGTCTAGAGAGACTTACAATCAATGATTGTCCGAATCTGAAGGGATGGTGGAAGAGGAATGGGCCTACTGGTTTAACACCAACAACATCCATGATACACCAAAACCAAAATGAACCTTTCTTCCCTTGTCTTTCTCATCTAAACATCTCTGGTTGCCCTAACCTAATTTTCTTGCCACTGTTTCCAAATATTGAATCTTCAAAACTTTGCAAAATTGGCTTTATACCTTTCCAACAGACCGCAGTGCCAATGAaatctattttttcttcttgttcatctCCCAATCCTTTTACCCCAATCCGTCTTCCCAGGTTGCAATATTTGGAGCTTGAAGATTTGGAAGATATAGAACATACGCTCTTATCTGTACTTAGCTTTCTAAATATTGAGAATTATTGCAAACTGGATAATTTACCACAGGAGATAGCCAACCTCTCATCGCTAAAGTTCCTCTACGTTGGTGACTGCCCCAATTTGACATCATTGCCAAAGGGAATAGGCAACCTCTCAGAACTTAATAGTCTTTATATCTGGAGATGCTCCAATCTTTCATCATTGCCGCAAGAGATAGCTAATCTCTCATCACTTAAAGAGCTTCGTATTGAAAGGTGTACTAAGTTGGAATCACTGCCAGAAGGGATGCACAGTCTCAACTCTTTATTCAAACTAGACATCTCTGAATGCCCCTGTTTAGAATCATTGCCGGAAGGGATAAGCAATGTCTCATCACTTATAACTCTTTCTATTAAGGCATGTTGTAAGTTGGTATCACTTCCAGAAGGGATGCATGGTCTCACCTCTTTAAAGGATCTCGACATTAAAGAATGTCCTAGTTTGGAAGCATTATCAGAAGGGATAGCCAATCTTTCATCACTTAGAAGTCTTACTCTGGAAAGTTGTGATAAGTTGGCATTATTGCCGCAAGGCATAGGCAATCTCTCGTCACTTAAAAGTCTTGCTTTAGAAAGGTGTGATAATTTGGCAACACTGCCACAAGGGCTGCATGGTCTTACCTCTTTGGATCAGCTAAATATTAGAGAATGCCACAATTTAGAATCATTGTCAGAAGGGATAGTTAATCTCTCATCGCTTACATATCTCAGTATTGAAAAATGTCATAAGTTGGCAGCACTGCCGCAAGGGCTGCATGGCCTCACCTCCTTAACCCATCTGTACATCGAAGAATGTCCCAATTTACATTCATTGCCAGAAGGGATATGTAATCTCTCATCACTTGTACATCTTAGTCTTGAAAGATGTGATAAGTTGGCAACACTGCCACAAGAGCTGCATCGTCGCACCTCTTTAAAACTACACATTGCAAAATGCCCTCTTTTATCCCAAAGAATCAATGATGATAGAATACGGCTCTGCTCAACTTGTGTACAG